A stretch of DNA from Arctopsyche grandis isolate Sample6627 chromosome 6, ASM5162203v2, whole genome shotgun sequence:
ggtgctaagcaaAAGCCAaagagccatactgctggctaatccgtattcgcgattttcgtcgCAAATATCGTCgtttgcgcgatcgcaatgtgcgataACGTCCATTTACccatttatatacgtatgtaaaggaaaaaaattgttgtgtATCGGGTGATTATTCCGTACACGAATACTGCCGACAGATTTTTCCAGACACAGTGATTCTTAACACTcccgattatttattattgttgtgTATTAAAATCCATACGACCAAACATGATTAACGTATACAacgattttgtattttttggtatatatataaattatatataaaaactggTTTGgggattattccgcacaaagcgttctcgcaaaagtcactaaatttagtgtgacgggtgatcacgtgtgaccgatctagagcgaccggttgtcctgtgaccggttcacatttgactcgtaatcaccgaaccattgttTTTAGAGTGGTAGTAAACGTGAGTCAAGTGCAGACACAACGTCAACAGATGGCGCAGTCTCACCACTGACGTTAAGCGTGCGTTTGTTGACAGCTCGGTACTAGTGCGTTTGCCAATAATTGTAGATGTCAATAGTGCGTTTCAGTACGATTGTAAATTTAACTTAATTGTTGACATTATTGGCCAATTGTATGGTTCTGGGAATAATGGCGTACATGAGCCTTAAATCAATATTTCGTTTAGTGTACGACGATGAAACGGCTGTAGCTTTTCTACAAATGCAAAACATACTACCGCGGGAACGACTGTGTGCAAACGGACATCTGATGAAATTGTTGTTTAACAATGAAGGCCAACTCTGGCGCTGCTATAAACGAGATTGCCGGAACaaaaaaggaattcgaaaaGATACATGGCTTCAAAATTCCAGATTACCCTTGGACACGGTTGTGCATTTCATCTATTGCTGGGCTAACGAACTGACGAGCATAAAATTTTGCGCAAGAGAATTGGAAATGTCACAATCAACAGTCGTCGATTGGAACAATTATTTACGTGAGGTGTGTGTGTGGCGAGTAGAGCAAGCATTCACCGAAATCGGTGGAGAAGGAATGGTTGTCGAAATTGACGAAAGTCAATTCGTTCGTCGAGGGACTCTCCCTCGACAGTGGATTTTTGCAGGACTCTGTCGGGAAACGAAAGAGTGTTTCGTCGTCAAAGTCCCCGATTGTTCGATCGAGACTCTCGTGCCGATTATCAGGGAACGAATAAGGGCCGGTTCTAATATCGTCTCAGATTGCTGGCAAGCGTACAAGGATATCTCGATGAATGAGTATTATTTCGTCGATCCTAAGAAGTTCGCCAACACCCAACAGATTTGGGGTCCTGTCAAATGGGGAGATAACCGGAGGCGAGGAACCCACAAGGACTTTACGGACTCGTATCTGGCTGAGTTTATCTGGCGATCGAAGCTGAATGGACGCGACCCCTTCGAGACTATTCTACAAGACATATCTTCGTTTCCACTATGAGGTAATAATATGTCAGTACGCTTACGCTTACGCCATCTGTTGACAGCGAATGCGTAACGTAACGAATGGTATTTGAGCGCGGAGCCAAGCTGCTAAACAAGTACCGtattatggtgcttacggactaaaccaacgacgattttgggccaactttttaaccagcagtagcgtacaaaatatcgaaataaaaattaaattttaaaattgaaattaaatatcaaaatcaagctaaagagcgagattgagctaaaattagatcatcgttgatgttttgaattacaacaatgttttgaattacgacgataccgcatttaaaaccagagaaatattataatttctctgcgtacgagcgaaaaaaaat
This window harbors:
- the LOC143912575 gene encoding uncharacterized protein LOC143912575, producing MAYMSLKSIFRLVYDDETAVAFLQMQNILPRERLCANGHLMKLLFNNEGQLWRCYKRDCRNKKGIRKDTWLQNSRLPLDTVVHFIYCWANELTSIKFCARELEMSQSTVVDWNNYLREVCVWRVEQAFTEIGGEGMVVEIDESQFVRRGTLPRQWIFAGLCRETKECFVVKVPDCSIETLVPIIRERIRAGSNIVSDCWQAYKDISMNEYYFVDPKKFANTQQIWGPVKWGDNRRRGTHKDFTDSYLAEFIWRSKLNGRDPFETILQDISSFPL